The Ptiloglossa arizonensis isolate GNS036 chromosome 4, iyPtiAriz1_principal, whole genome shotgun sequence genome contains the following window.
AATGCCTCGGTTGCACCGCGGGAAACAGGAAAGGAATCGCGTTAACCTACATCCTGGGACGTAGCTATCGGCTACGAAATTCACTTGTTACTCCGGGGTGCAATTCCGTGGACACGCGGGCTTTAAAAATGCAACGTACCCGGGCCAAGGTGCACGGTGCACACGCCGATTAATACGAGGCAAGAGGTTTACGATCGGCAGTAAACGAATATGGTTGTTGGGAAGCTACGTGATCTGGGTCGGAGTGCATCGCCAATTGGATAGACCAATGGTGCAGCTTCAATTGAGAAGGATCACTGGATTTGGATGATCGACCGGTGGATTTCAGAGAGGAAGAGGATTCTTGAGAATACAGCTGCTACTGGAAGTGAAACACAAGGAGATGGTGAAACTGACGTTAACCCTGTTGCTGGTGACATGGACTTATTAGTTCATTATTCAGATGGTGTTATTTTGGTTGAAGGGGAATGATAGAATACTGAATATTTTGCTTGATTTGGTAAAGTAAACAACGATCATTTCGAAAATGGAGCAAACCATTGTTTGTATGATCTTTCTGATGTAGATTGACCTGCTAAACACATTGGTGAAGTTTTTCGGTTTCCTTTTAGAGCACTCTGCACAGTCCCACTTGAAGAAATATCGATGACACTTTGAACACTGGAAACACAATCTGCCAATTGCACTACACTTATCACAAATTTCTCTCTCGAACATTTTGTCGTATCATCACAAGCAGTAGTTCTTGAACAATAACGTAGTGTCTCGTCCGAGTCTTGTACTCCAGAAAGAAAGACCAGAATTAAGGAGGAAATCATTTTTCCTTAGCCTTacaaggattgaccaacactTTTGACACAATATtggatctttcttcttttccacaATACATGGGGTGTCCCACTTAACGAGAACACCTTGGACATTTATGttactttcaaaaatattaaacaagttCTCCGTGATAATTGGTTCCACATCTTTAAAAAGCAACCAAAGTATTTCAAGTACATTGGTATACGGGACATCCTGCGTAAAATATTCTCTGATGAGCAACCGCTTTCGTGTTTTCGTCCTGGAGGTGAAAATCACTTCCTCGAATGCATTAAATTagcattgaattttttttttttttaaactggcATACACAATTGGACGCGACAACTCGCATCGTCGGGTTAATTCATTTTAATGAACGCTAGTTTGCGAACTCGTCAGAATTAATTATCCCGACTTGTATGGTGCTCGCAGGTTTCCTTCAGCGGCAACCGGGCATCCGGCGCGTACACGCCCCTCGTGGTTTCCGGGAACAGTCCGCCACGCGGCGAACCAATCTCCCTGGCCACGTTGGACCGGGACTGTTTCATCATACCCCTCGCGTCTCTTGAACGCTTTTTACCAGCGGGAGTACCGgtacgtgtgacgtattttAAGCAAACTTGTGTTTAAACATTCATTCGTAGACTATAGATCGTTATTAAACCACTAAAAGAGTAAGGTGTTTCTTTGTGAATTTTTTGCTCGGGCTCCATTAATAGCAGCTCTTTCAAACCCGTTtcatcgaattaaaattaatacaaacttACGTTCAAACTTTTATTTATAGACTATAGGTCTTTACTAAACCACTAAAAagtaaagcgtttctttctgaATTTTTTACTAACAATCTTGCAAACTTTGCATAATTATCTATACGTACTCCAAGAaaacacatatatatgtatatttttcatcgagagaCGTTAATTTATCGAGgaagacaatttttttttcatcgaacgaaaataaaaatttctttttaaattttaatcgttctcgATACTGCTTCAGAACACACAAACTCTTCCGGTTTAGTATTGGCACTTGAAGAGAAGTAGCGGTGCAAAATATATGTAGaaatttttgtaacatttttgcaatattttctagGTGTTAAATCACACATTTCTCCTCCGCAGATGACCGATCGCACTGTTggaaacgttaaaaattgttataacGATTTCGTCGACCTTAAAGGTCCTCGTGCACGAATAATCGTTACTTCGATGATTTAAATTTCCACTCGGGTGTATAATTGTATCGTAAAACTTTAATTACTTCGCCAAAGTGGGAACTTTACTCCTTCTAATGTCCTTTGCATCGTTAACTGTCGCTGGTTAATGTCTTTTATCGTCCACGCTTTGATACAGGTTTCGCAACAGGGTGCCATATTTATATTTCACAGCGCGTTCAGCGTCAGAGGCTTGCATGCAGCGTGTTGATCGATTAGTTTGTATGCTCATTCGCGACCACCCTCTCtaaatcgttcgacgaatttcGGTCGATTCTCAACGTGTATAGTCGAGGGTGGAATAATGCCCTCGACACGCTCATAACGATGGACATTGAGAAATGACTCCATTGTCGTTTCACCACGATGACATGTCCGTTGGAACAGAATTTTCTGAAACCACATTAGCCGAGAATACACTTGCTGAAACCAGAACGTTCGAGTTATTGGCCTTAGAGTCGTGGCTAACCGCGACCAGTAGCGACCTTGCTGGCCCGGCCTCAGACGCTTAAAAATAGACAAAAGCGTAGCCACAGAGGCGAAGAACAACAAACGCAGATCCAATGAATGACGTACTCCTACAACGGAAATAACGCATGTAAACGCACGTACCGTGACTAACAAGTAACCTTAAAgaagagtttaatatattttttttcactaaTACCGTTCTATCAGATCAGTCCAtactttgtacaaaattattagaTCGTCGTATACAGAATGATTAATAAATGCATGTTCATACTTCAGAGGAGTGTATCATGTATATTCATAATTCAAGAATTAAGGTATACAGAATGTACGTTCCTTGAATATTTTCTACTTATCTCGGTGTGTGGATTCACTTCCCGAAGTGTGGACATTTCTTAATCACACTGTACAAAACAATCTATTATTTTCTAAGAAAACTTGCAACCTTCGTAAATGAATTTTTGTCGGTCGAACCGACGCGAAAATAAATGACCCCAAAAAACAGCCTGGGAGTGTTAACTAGCAACCTACACGGGTAGCCAACTTTTCTGACGAAGGAGTATCGGATTATTGGACTGTCCTGATAAATGAACGAGTATAGTAGTCAGAACCAGAGCTCCAACGGGGGAACGAATTAATTTGTCTTTTTCCAATCACAGCTTTATTGCAACTCGTTCCAGCACGCCCCGATAGCGGACAAAAAGAGACCAGGAAGTCCTCTTTCGGTCCTAGAGGTCGAGGACCCGAAGCAATGTGTTCTGGCGCATTTCATGACGCCTCTGGAGCCTCTGGATCCTTTAATCGAAACTCCCGTTTCCCGTCCGTTGGTTCTGCAACGGGACACGGCAGCAGAATTGGTCGCCGAAATAGCACCCTCCGCCTCTCAGAGCATTCTGCTCACGAACATGGAGAAAAATGGTAATTCGACGTCGCCTGTGCGACCATTAGGATAAGAACCGAGTCTCCTTTACTTCGGTGATATCGTTCATGGTGTTAATATTGGCACGGTACAGTTGGTAGCGCTACAGCTTCTCGGATTGGTATTCAACAAGTGACGAAGAGGCATGTGACTCCGCAGTTCCGCTTTTGGCTCCCCTGTAGAGTTAATTGTATCCATTAATATCAAGACCATCCTTCGACTAATGTGTATTTCGGTTTGGCGATTACGTAGAGCAATTCAGAACCGAGACGTTAAACCGAATATGAAAatatcgcgtttcgcgtttccctATTATTTTTCGACGCACGTCTGTGAAGTTAATTGCATCCGTTAATATCAAGACCATCGCTCGATCGTTGCGTATTTCGGTTTGTTGATCGTGCAGAACGATCCAGACTCGAGGCGTTAAACTCGATATGAAAATACCGCGTTACgggttttccttttatttttcaacgggTTCGTGCCAACAGAAACAGATTAGAATCGGCCACGCCTCTCTCGTAACACGATTCAACGCGTCTGCACGTTGAAAAACGCGGACAGGAATCTCGGTAGACGCGCGTGGTAAATAGGACGCTTCGTCTCCCGTAACGAGACGTTTTGCGCCATAGCGTTAACGCGTTGACAACGGCGTGGTGTAATTAAGTACGTGACTTCTCGTAATGAATTTCAGCCGACTTCCCATTCATCACGTACTACCTGATCAACAAGCAGAACACGGATCCCGTGGACTTCTACAACGAGGTGCAATGCGCCGCTCTCAGGAAATTCGATCCCCGCGATCTTCGGTACGCGGCCAGCCACACGTTGGACCTGTTCAACGAGGTGGCCACCATTGCGAGGCCACCGTTGGAGCCACCCGGTGTGAGACCACCGATTCCGTCCACCGGCTACATCGTCTCGATTTTTAAGGTGTTCGAGGGCGACGATGGCCTGAAGTTCGAGCAGAATTGGCTCTACTGGACCGGTACTCTATTCGACTTCTATACTCTTGACATTTATATCAAAAGTTGCACGATTACACTTCGATTACCGAAATCGGATTTCGTTTATTTTGCATTCTTTCCGAACGAAACTTCT
Protein-coding sequences here:
- the LOC143146316 gene encoding uncharacterized protein LOC143146316 isoform X3, which codes for MADHEHQGYGYRTHLFLTPPSGGALGSPPEEPTERLGPPPRRNSGPHVIKWGGGGGSGSGQGSGAGNQGRRKTQSTLQKDPSEPPTPTASRQVSFSGNRASGAYTPLVVSGNSPPRGEPISLATLDRDCFIIPLASLERFLPAGVPLYCNSFQHAPIADKKRPGSPLSVLEVEDPKQCVLAHFMTPLEPLDPLIETPVSRPLVLQRDTAAELVAEIAPSASQSILLTNMEKNADFPFITYYLINKQNTDPVDFYNEVQCAALRKFDPRDLRYAASHTLDLFNEVATIARPPLEPPGVRPPIPSTGYIVSIFKVFEGDDGLKFEQNWLYWTGARMMYRYLPKSVGLRRITLHKSMSQGDKMYLLICECSQLQDNLSAAAILLPALRARLCGYTGLYRPSVCF